The genomic DNA TGAATGCATACCCTCTCCACGTGTCCCATCAGCACGCGGAGGAGCTGTATATATAAACCACTCACCGTTTCTGTGACACCACCACGCACATATCCATCAGTTGCCCTACTTCCTCTTCTTCTAAAACTCTCTCAGCTTTCCGGCAAAAAAATTCTCAGCAAGTATGCCGAGCGAAGGAACCCTAAACTTCGTTGACATCCTCATCGCCATCCTCTTGCCTCCTCTTGGTGTCTTCCTCAAGTTTGGCTGCCATGTTAGTACTCTTTCTTCCGAGTCGTTTAGTTTATAGAGATTATACGTCACACGAACGCACATGGTACCACCGTTTGAATCGTTAGACCAGTAGAATTTTACGGACGTGATGTTCCAGACAGTGTTATTTTCTCTAATTAATCtgtaaatataatataattgtgATGTATGTGTTTTCATGGGTCTAATATATGGTGGGTTTGATGTTTTTTCAGGTGGAATTCTGGATCTGTTTGTTGCTGACCATCTTTGGTTACATCCCTGGGATTATCTACGCCGTCTATGCCATCACCAAGTAATACCTCAATTAATTTCTGTAAAcacccctttttatttttaaacttcgACGGGACgaagaaaattttattgaattttttttgtacttttaatTAATCATCTGCACTCTTGAGACAaacattttactatttttttctaCACTCACATGAAAAATGTTTGAGGAGGAGCGTTATAATCCCTGACATTTTATTCAAGTGTTTGAATtccaataaaacaaaatttcttttatttttgttaaattaaaaaggAGGGTTGAAGTTTAAATTACACGATTAAGCAAACGTATCTTTCATTGATGGACCAAGGGTAGGCATGGGTCCACGTGAGTCATGACGTGGCATGCACTTACTAAAGGAAGATTATAATTACACATCTCAAATTACTCGTCTCAcaccattttaatttttcttctctctcacaccattttaatttttcttctctctcacaccattttaatttttcttctctcACACAcctgtttaattttttaatatttttctatcaagtatTATTgatgtttaaaaaatattaaaaaattaaaatggtgtGGCAGGAGTAATttgaggtgtgtgaatataatcttttCTTACTAAATTATTATGAATCTGAATCCTCTTTGTGCAGATTCCGAGGATCTGTGAATTGTGTGtgcggtcaaaaattattttaaatatatttatttaaaaataaacataaacagtacttgataaaaaattaatcgcacgatgtacgataaacagacacGATTCACGGATCTTCAAAATCTGATCTTGTCATGCGATCTACCCAAATAGTTTCTCACgtatttctgttttctttgtttccGTTGTTGGACAGGTAGTAGAGATGTGAAGGGCACATATGTCATTTTGTTTCTGCAGTATGGGATTGTTTTCAGCCGTCTGATTATCTGGTGTAGCCAAGTGGATGGTTGATAGTATCATGTAGTGTGTCTCGGTGTGATTGttcaatttatttgtttttcttttctcatttttaatttttatcctcCTTCCTTCAAATCTCTCTGTTGTAAAGGTGGATATGGATGGTAGTATTGTGATTACTGATTAATGTCTCTTAAAAcattaatcatttatttttcaatgtgatttgTGTTCTCATTACTCTCAATTGGGTTACAAGTTATCCTTTGGtgttttgaataaaatatattCTAAACTTCATTAATTTACAAGAGCGAGATCCGAACTTTAGTTTTAAAGGGTGTGCATAATGCTCTCCCTAATTAACATAATTCACGTATGCAATATCACCAGTTTCAATGCTTCATATATTATTGTTTGCAACGTTATCAATAAGCAAAGGAAAAGAACATATATTATTGTTTGTAACGTTATCAATAAGCAAAGGAAAAGAACCGCTCCCCATCATATACATGCcgaatataatttataaataatatatacacAAAAACATGTAGGGCTTTGTAGAGGTTGTGTTCAAGTGGAGCAGAGTGGATGTTACCTTTTAACCCgaaaaagaaaagttgttcATCCACTTTTTGTGTTGAAATGCGATACATGATGATCGCCCGTACATTGcaaatttgtaataaaaacaaTGGAGGAAGCTACCTACCATCCAATCAATTGCAAAACGACAAATGTTGGGGCTCCAGTCCATGTGCTTTCTTATCGTACAAGCGATAGTAGCAGAGGAGAATCAAACAGGACGACGTTACCTCAAAGCTCAAGAAGTAAACGTCCTTTCTTTTTTAACTAACTTAGGTACaagcaatgttctaaaaaacgatCTAGGCATTGGACAGTGGTAAGCCGAGATGTTTTCTTGCAAATCGGTGGGAAAAATCAGATGGGCTCTACGCGGTGCTAggcgatattttttttttttttaatgaaattgaaaaaataaaataaaaaatcatatctAAGTCTGGTTTAAAATTGTGAATTTCTTGTAAATGTGTTATCTTACAATACtcctcattatgattatatgacatatatgcttaatgtgttttttgtaagtgtcaatatgcacttatttacaagatatacaagaaatttacctaaatccgcctaggccgcTTAGGAGCCCATTTAGAccccgcctagccgcctaggcaccaacctgccgcccgactagcgtctattattttttagaaccttgggtACAAGTCCCgagagattttaatttataaccaattgtatattttttttctgcCTATCTTTCTCGTCGCATGATCAAATCAAGTAACGAAATACAAAAGTTATTTTAAGGGTCACTTTCTGAGTTGTGTTTTTAATCCTTGGTCAAATATTATGTTTCCCTGCCCCGatgtgaaaacaaaacaaaacgaaaagaAAGGGTAGGGAAGTAACACAGGTGGTGTCTAATCTAGGCGTTTGCTTACCAAGTAAGTTAGAAAATATTTCCCAAATtgacattaataaaaaattatcttttgtgataatccaattccaaattgacattaataaaaaattatctaGTGTATTAAAATCAAGGTAAGAAGATTAAGAGCAGCAAAAACAATGGATGACCAATTTGAAGGGAGAACGTCTTTGTCAGCGGTTCTATTCGCCACCAACACCGGTAAAAGTCCTCGATGCATGTTTTAGCGGCGATCCTGAAAACCGCTGACAAAAAAGGTAAATATTTTTGCGCTTTCTCTGCTTCCTGAATCTAAATTGATGCACaaatttataaaacaaaaaacaccaAATGGGGGTCAGTAAAAAGCTCTACTGATTCAAGTTCACTTTTACGGAGGGATACAAAGAACGATTGAGAAGTTACGCCTCAAGACGGGGTTACTTCAGCACACATCATCCAATACACAACAGATATAAGGTGGTCATAATTTACATCAACCAGTATACAATCAAACGTTTGCAAACCTGCACTTGATGAGGGAGCGAGTAAGCAAGAATTCCCTAAAagtgatttcaatttttttctctcatcCTTTGAATTGCCACTCCCTGCGGCACATGGGGCAATGCGCCTGAGACGTCTGTGAATTTACCCATTTTAAGATACAATGGAGATGGAAAGCATGGTTGCACGCGCCCCAAACTGCAAATAGAATAATTTATCGTCagattatatcaatagaaaccATATAATTTAACgggaaacaagaaaaaaaaaacatagactAAAAGAACCGCAAATCACACTACTAATGCAAAACGTGAAATGTCACAATCTGGTTGGTCCAAcgcaaaaaataataaagggTTTCCTACCTGAAATGCCTGCACTGTAAACAATTTGGTTGGGCAGCTAGATGCTATAACCAAATATACAGGGGTTGACTGTTAGCTTAGAAGCACATCATGCTAGCTGTGTGCATTGCAAACCATGTGTAACATGATGTCCAATGAAACCATGTGTAAATGATGTTCTAAGGTGTTGACACAGATCTGATGCTATGTATTATTTGGGAAATTTCATCagagaaaaataaagaatatcCAATGTCGATGTCTGTAAATTATCACTGAACCGTATATTCCATAATATTTTGCATCAAAGCATTGCTACGAGTTGATGCCATAATATATGGAAGAATAGAACTACCCACATAAATCATGACAGGAAAGTGTGAAAAAAAGCACAACCATGTGGACACAGGCAACATGAGCTTCACTTTTCGACCAGCACATGTTTACAGATCAACATGAACCTCAGTTTGTGGACTTGGATCTTAATAATAGAGGAAATGTAAGAATTTGGTGAAATATGAAACATGGTGCAAGGCATAAAGACAGTAATGTTAGTGAGTTACTTAGCGGGCAATCGTCCCCAGGGAGTTTACAATCGGGACAACAACCATCAAATGCCATCCTACAAATCCCACATGTTTCGTCTTGTGCATCCCATGTCCATGAAGCGACAGCATGCCACCTGCAGGTCCAAAGGGATAAGAGTTAGAGCTCCAAAGTAGATGAAATATAACACATCCCAGAAAAAAGGGCACATCAAATTTACATTTAGACACATTCACACATGCAGCAATTGATTATTTCCAATTGATTAATGAACATAAGAGATCGAAAAGAGGTAAAAAAGACATACTCTGTTTAAAATCCCCAGCAGATATCCGCAAAGAGAGAAGGGTCAAGAGAGAACAGTTACGATAAAATGCATAATACGTCCATTTCCCATCAAAGATGTttcaagttaaaacaagatCACGGAGCAAATGGGATTGTCAAATTATCACGATCGTTGTTAAAAAGATAATCGCACCGAATCATAAACAGGGGGAACATATGCAAGAGATTCATGACTAACATAATATATACTGATCTTGTGATTGCCATTCGTAACATTAGACTACAATTAAGGTAGTACAACTCTACAGCTCATTAAATATTCATAGTTCCAGAGGATGACAAATCATAGAAATTCAATACCGTCAGGCTGAAAGTCATTCCACCACCATTAGATGCAACAGTTCAGAGACGGGAAAGAAAAGAGCATTACAAAAGCTATTTCTAAATGGTATAAACTagtaaatttgaaagaaagaacaaaatcaaaatcacaGGAATTCGAAACTATCAAGCCAAAATTCATTCTACCATATGATTAAATGCAACAAAGTTAATATCTTGGAATAAAAGTATAGAAAATTACATGAGCTAGTTGCAAATGGTATATAAACTAGTGTAGTttgaaagaaagaacaaaataacataaacacagCGAGAAGGATACGCAAGATGTTGACTTTCATCTTCTCCTCCTGCAACTGCAAAACCCCACAACCC from Pyrus communis chromosome 17, drPyrComm1.1, whole genome shotgun sequence includes the following:
- the LOC137722130 gene encoding anaphase-promoting complex subunit 11-like, translating into MGTGIGIRTESDFCSDLPHFSVPRGFSLRSPLSFDRGVWLWGFAVAGGEDESQHLAYPSRCVYSLWTCRWHAVASWTWDAQDETCGICRMAFDGCCPDCKLPGDDCPLIWGACNHAFHLHCILKWVNSQTSQAHCPMCRREWQFKG